Part of the Synergistaceae bacterium genome is shown below.
AAGAAAGTTCAAGCCTAACGCTCTGTATGTATACCTGATTGTTATTTCTCCCGCAATATTTCTGATGCTTCTCTCGTCCGCTTCCCGGACCTCACTCTCTGCCCTCATACTCTTCTACTTGGTCTACACCTCACTGAACGTCTATTCACGCTCTGGATTCCACACAAAGGCTATGATGATTGTAGCTGTAATGTTCGCATTGGCAGCCTCTGTATTAGTGTGGGACTGGATGGAAGTGTGGGACACGTTCTGGTACAACAGGGGCATGAATTACACAGCCACCCTGCCTATACTTACGCAGAAAAGCTCATGGATAGCCGGACTTGGCTTCAACTTCCACGAGCACGTTGCTGACATAATCGGCACTACAATGCTGGACAGCTTCTACCTCTGCATTCTGCTCGAGGCGGGAATAGTGGGGTTCATCCTGCTGATAGGGAATATACTGCTCTTCACGAAGAGGTATTTTTCTGACATCAGGCACATGACCAAGTTCCACAAACAACTGGGCGGCCTGCTTGCCGTCATGCTGTATTACGCCGTCTTTGAGAGTGTGCTCCTTAACGGCGGACCGTTCGACCTCCTCAACTGGTGTTCGCTCATTACCGTACTGAACGACAGGCAGGTCTCAAGAAAGTCTTTGCTCTCATGAATACCCATGAACTCGGGCTAAAGCTGTTGCATAATTCATAAACGCTGATATAATGCAGGAAAATTCCAGCTAAGAGGTGCAAATTATGACCAAAGCAGAACTTATTGACGCAATCACCGCGAAACTCGCAATGCGCAAGAAAGATGTCGCGCCCGTAGTAGATGAAGTGTTCGCGGAGATTCAGGGAGCACTCGGCAAGGGCGACAAGTGCACGTTCGTGGGCTTCGGCGTGTTCGAGGTGAGGGAGAGAGCCGAGAGAGAGGGTCGCAACCCTCAGGATCCCAGCAAGAAGGTCATCATCCCGGCCAAGAAGGTACCCGTCTTCAGGCCCGGCAAAGACCTTAAGGACGCAGTGGTGAACGTAAAACTTCACTAGGCACGCAGATTTCATTCTGACCTAGAGGCGGCTTCTGAGCGATTCAGACCAGCCGCTTTTTTGTGTACATTCACGAAAGGATTGTTGCTATTCATGTTAGAGTTCCGTAAATTCTCATGGCACGACAAAGATACCTACACTCCCTACTTTCAGGCTTCACCCGTTCATTACGCAGAATACTCCTTCTTCACGCTGTGGGCATGGCTTCACTCTTACCCCCTCGAAATCTCCTGCGGCGAAAATTTATGCTGGCTCAGATCCGGCGGCCCATTGCCGGGAATCTTCGGCCCGGTCGGAAACTGGAATGCTGTAACTGACTGGGGCAAAGAGTTATCATGTTTTGAGCCCGGCGACTTGGTCTACGAAGTTCCCGGAGGAATCAGGGACATCCTCGATGGCAGGGAAGGACTCCGCTTCACAGAGGACAGAGACCAGTACGAATACCTCTACTCGGTGAAAGACTTAGTGGAGCTGAAGGGCAAAACCTACAGGCAGAAGCGCAACAGAGTCCGCGCGTTCCTCGACGGCTACGAATGGGACTACGAGGAACTTACTCCGGCAGTGTTCAGCGAGGTGATGGACTTTCAGGAGAGATGGAGGGTAAGGCGTGAAAGCACGATGACTCCCGACGAGGCAGAATCACTCGACGGAGAGGACGAGGCGATAAGCAACGCATTCAGCAAGTGGGATGAGTTCCAGCTCTGCGGGGGGCTTCTGCGTGTTGACGGGCAGATAATCGCCTACACTATCGCGGAGGAACTTGACCCAGAGAATCTCGACATACATTTTGAGAAGGCGTTTGGCGAGTACGCGGGGAGCTATCAGGCCATAAACTACATGTTCCTGAAGAATCACGGCGCAAAGTACAAGTTCGTGAACCGCGAGGAAGACATGGGAGAACCCGGCCTGCGTGAAGCGAAGGAGTCATATCATCCGACAATTATGCTGGAGAAGTACCAGATGGAAATCTTGTAGGACGGGTGAACTTATCGCATGATATTCATAGTTATCGGTGTAATCGTAGCTGTCGCGGTTGGGGCATTCCTGCGGCAGCAATCCAGACAGTCAGCGCAGACCACTCCGACTGAGGAGTCTCATCCTCCGTTCGGGCAGATAGACATTCCTGCGGTTGAGGTCTCTGATGAAGATGAAGGCTACACGCTCACGGCCAAGCCCGTAACCTCGCCGGAGCTTGCGTCGGGAGCAACGTACTCATCACACGCACCTGCTGGGGAAGAGTCGCCTTACGGACGTTCCAGCGAGCCGAGAAAGCAGGCACAGCCCGCCGCGAATCTTCTCAGGTGGTGCGGGAGGACGGGCATCATCCAGCTCGAGAACTTCGCCGTTCCCAACCCCGTAGCGTACTGGTCGAACGGAGACCCCGCAACTCAGGAGCCCTCGTGCATTGACGTAACGCTTCCAGTGCTCTTCCCGCAGCCCGGCGAACAGTTACCGGCGGAAGGTGCTGCATCGTACGCGGAGATGTCGCCTATGCAGAGAGGAATCTATCTCACGTGGCTTTCCGGCGCGCGCATACAGCCCCCGTTGCACATGTGCTACCCTGCGCTGTGGCTTTACGGCATCGAGAGACGTACAATCGTCGACAAACTAGACCTGCCGATGTGTATAAGCGAGTCGTTCAGGCTTCTTCCGTTACTGCGGTGGGACGCGCTCAAGGACAAGCTGATAACGTTCATCACATGGCTCGCGGTCAAGGTGTGGCTTCCTGATGAAGACCTGCTGGGCTTCTGCAGAAGACTTAACTCCGTGCCTGAAGGACTGCTCGACATCCTAATGAACTCCTACGCAAACTCAATGCTTCCCCTTCCGTCAGCAGTTGCCTTCACGATAATACGAACTTCCGCAAAACTTCACAGGGAGGATGAACCAGTAATCCCCCATTCCGACGAAGACTTAAAGACTTTCACGCCGATCTACAAGGACTTGTGCAACGGCGGACTTGTGCTGATAAAGCCTGAAGAGATGCTCAGGCTCAACTACACTCCCTCCAACCCGTCAATAGAGCTCAGCGACAAGGACAAAGAGCCGGTAGAGATTCCCGACTTCTTCAGCAACCTTGCGCCGTTCAAGCCGCTTGTTGATGCGTGGGAAGTTTTCCTGACGGCCAAGAAGCAGGAACAGCCCGTGCCGGACTTGTCCGACATTGCGGAACGCCCGGACTTCGAGGGATTCATCAAGAGCCTGCGCCCTGAAGGCAGCGACATTCCGTTAATCACGAACCTTGAGGCACTCGGAAAACTTATGAAGTTCGACACGTCTCCGGGCACGAAGCTGAGCGGCAAGGAGAGAAAGTCTGTCGTGGACACCGCGCAGGTTGAGGGCTGGCAGATTGTGCCGGACTTAGGGGTCTCGGGGAGAAACTACAACTGGCAGGACAGAATACTCTTCCTCGAACTTGCGCCGGGTACTCTTCTGCCTCACAGCTACCGTGTCGCGTCGTTTATGCTGGAGTTCATATGCGCGTCGATTGCGGCGGATGAAGACAGAGTGTTTGAGCCCCTCCGGCAGAGGATGAATGAATTTTTCCCGCTGAGCGAGGACGACAACATACGGCTTGAGGCACAGAAGCCGCTGAACCTTCCGACGCAATACGGGCCGGAGTTCTACGGGGAGTTTCTGTGTTCGTGGCTGTCCGAGAAGGAGCGCAAGGCCGTGCGGAATCTCGCGCTTGATGCCGTGAGCCTGCTGACCGGCTACGGCGGAAATCCTGAGGTCAACTCGATACTGTGCGAGGTTCTCGGCCTTCGGGAGGACGAGGAGATTCCCGAAAAAGACCTGAAGAAGTCCCCGAAGGACAAGGGAGCAGAAGTCATGAAGATGATGGCGTTACTGTTCAAGAACGGATAAGCAGAATTTCTCTACACGGCAGGCCATCTCCTGAACCGTGATAATTTTCTCAGGGTTGAGGGGGCTTGCCGTTCCTTCCTCGAAGAATCTTCGTATAGCCTCGCGCCACGCCGACACATCCCCGTCCGGCACTAACTCACCTTCCGCAAAGTCCCGCAGTGCCTCAAGGTCAGACGCAATCACCGGCAGTCCGATGCTCAACGCTTCCAGCACCACAAGCCCCATCCCCTCGCTGTGCGACGGAAACAGCAGGCACGACGAGAACGCCATAAACTCCTCCGCGTCGTCGTTGCTCACCGCCCCGTGAAACCTCACACGCTCGCCGATGCCCAAGCTCTCCGCGAGCTCCTCTAGCTCAGCGTGCTGAGACCCTTCACCTAGAACGTCCAAGCTCCACGCGTAACCTTTGAGCTCCGAGAGTGCACGTAATGCGTCGTCGAGCCCCTTAAGCCGCGTCAAGCGTCCGACAAACAGCAGGCGATTCCTCGCCGAGCCCCTGTGTCGGAACTTCGGGGGAGTTATGCCGTTGGGTATTGTGATAACGTTCTGCGGAAGGTAACCCGCGAGGTCATGGCGGACGGCTTCGGAGACGCAGATTACACCGTCAGCATGTCGCAGGGGCAGGAGGCCGGGATTGTGGGAGTAGAACGCGTGAGCAGTCATCAGCCACTTCGAGCCCGTCAGCCTTGCCGCAAGCCACGCCGCCCACGCAGGAACGCGCGAGTGTGCGTGAATCACGTCGAACCGGCCAAGACGCGACAGCCGAAATGCACAGTACAGAACCACAAGCGGATTCTTCCGCCACAACGGAAGGTGAATGCTTCTGATGCCTTCGGGGAGCTCTCGTTCAAGATGCCCGCCCGATGATGCCAGAGTTATATCATGCCCGCGCTTTGAGAGTTCGCGGATAAGGTTCAGCACGTGAAATTCTGCCCCTCCCTCGTCGAAGCCAGGCACAACGTAGAGTATCCTCATGGCATCTCAAGTATCCATTCTGCCGCTCTCTTGGCCTCGTTGAAGTCCTGTCCGTGCTTCTGCTCCGGCTCTGAGAGGAAGTTTACGTAGTCAGGATGCTGTCCCAAGTCAACGATGAGATTCCTGCTCTTCATCACCTCGAACATGTCGTCAAACCTCTTCGGCCCTCCGCCGAACATCTGCTTCATGAACTTCTTGCGTCTCGGAACTCTCAGCAGTCCCACCCTGAAGCCCGCAGTTACCGCCTCAGACACCATCGATACAGAGTCTTCCGTAACCAGCACGTGAGTAGCCTTGCCCATCATCGCGGTCAGTGCGTTCACGCGCGGCTTCTTGGAGAGTATCAGCATGTAGCCCAGCGATGCATCGTTGATGAACATCTTCTCTATCGTGTCGTCGAGAGCTTTTCCCGAACGTCTTGAAGTCGTCAGCAGAATCTTTATGCCGTCAATGTAGCGCAGAGGCCCGAGCGTGTCTTCTGCCCAGATGGAATCGGGATTGTAGTTGTTGTCGCTGCCTCCGACGAGAACCGCAACTATCTTCTTGCCGCCGAACTCACGCCCCGCGAAGAAGTTAGAGCCTATGAGCTCAAGCTCTGAAGGGTAAATGTGATTCGGTGCTCCTAACGTAGTGAGAACGTGCTTGTCTTTAAGGTCATGCTTGTCGTGGCTGGGGATTATCGCGTAGTCGAAGGGTTTTGTGCTGAGAACTGAGGGGGTCATCACAACCGCTGACTTGCTGCCGGTAGCTTTTGCGCTCGCCAGGCAGAACGGTGCTGCGGAACTTCCGGCGGAGATGAACAGCGTACGCGGTGCTGTCCGGCCGATGTTGAGGCCTGCGGCGTAAAGCCAGTTCTGTGCGTAGGAAGCATCATAAACTGTGAGCCCGTGTACAAAGATCTTCAGCTTGAACAGCCAGTCGAGCCCCGTAAGGTGCGGGACGTTTATCGGCTGGTGAAGCTCTCCGCCTCCAAGACGCACGAGCCATTCTGCGATACCTAATGACTGGTGATAGTGCCCGCGTATTCCGTCGCTGATTAACACAATGTGGTCAAATTTCGGCATTCATCAACGCCCTCACTCTCTCCAAATCTTCCGGCGTGTCCACACCTATGCTCTCTTCCCTGCACTCCGTAACCTTTACCTTTATACTGTAACCGTGCTCCAAAATCTTAAGCTGTTCCAACGATTCAGCATCACTCAGCGGAGTCGGGGGAAGTGATACGTACTTCTTCAGGAAATCTATTCTGTAGCCGTAGATCCCTATGTGCTGGTAGTACGGCAGGTTTGATGCGTTGCGCTTGTAGGGGATTGCTGAGCGCGAGAAGTACAGCGTGAACCCGTACTGAGACATTACGACTTTGACGGTGTTAGGGTTGTCGATATCGCCGGTGAGTTCACGGCACAGCGTCGAGCAGTGCGCCCCCCCTAAAAGCTCCGTAACCTCGTCAATCATTCGCGGATTCAGCAGGGGTTCATCTCCCTGAATGTTTATCACTCCGCCAACGTCATAACCTCTTGCGGCCTGTTCGCATCTTGCCGTTCCGTTGGGGAGGTCTGAATCCGTCATGACTGCCTTTCCACCGAAAGACTCGACGCAGTCATAGATTCTCTTGTCATCTGTCGCAACAAGCACATCATAGAGATTTTCTGCGAGTTTCGCGCGCTCGTAAACGTGCTGTATCATCGGTTTTCCGCAGATGTCAGCGAGCGGTTTGCCGGGAAATCTTGTTGATGACCAGCGGGCCGGTATTATTCCGATAACCTTCATGCTATACCTTCTCTCAGAAGTTCGTGAATGTGTACAATTCCTGCAGGTTTGCCGTCCTCTACGGCTATCAGTACGCTGATTTCGTTGTTCTCCATCACTCTAACTGCTTCGGCGGCCAGCGCGTCGGGTGAAATTGTCTTGGGAGTCTTCGTCATTGCGTCCTGTATCAGCGCGTCGAACGCTCCAGCTCCCAGCCTCTCCATGAGCCGCCGCAAATCACCGTCCGTAAATATACCCGTTAATCTGCCCTCTATGTCAACAACGCACACAGCACCATAGCCCTTGCCGGTAATGACAAACAATGCATCCCGAACGCTCACGCCTTCGTGCACGACTGGGAGGCTGTCTCCTGTGCCCATAACGTCGCGGACACGGGTAAGGAGCTTCCGGCCAAGTGCACCGCCAGGGTGGAACAGCGCGAAATCCTCACGTTTCAGCCCGCGCAGAAGCGTAACCATCACCGCCAGAGCATCGCCGATAACCAGTTCAAGCGTCGTGCTGCTCATCGGTGCGAGCTGGAGAGGGTCTCCCTCAGACTCGACGTGCGCATCAAGAACTATGTCGCTGTGTTCGGCAAGGGGTGAGGACATTGCGCCGGTTATGGCAATCATCTTTGCGCCGAGCCTCCTGAAGTGCGGGAGAAGTGCGGTCATCTCTGGTGAAGCTCCGCTGTTGCTGATGAGCAGTCCGACATCCTCGCGCCGAACCATGCCTAAATCACCGTGCGAGGCTTCTGCGGCGTGAAGGAAGAACGACGGAGTACCCAGAGAAGCGAGCGTCGCAGAGATTTTCCGTCCCACGAGGCCGGATTTCCCCAGCCCAACAACCACAACGCGCCCCCTGCATCCGTAGATTAACCGCGCGGCCTTCACGATGTCGGGAGTCAGGCGCTCAGAGGCCGATAGTATCTCGTCTGCCTCCGTCTTCATGAGCGTACGTGCGGCTTCAAGTAATTTGCTGTCAGTGCGGGGCAATCAGTCCCAGTCCTCCTTATTGCGGATTACCAGATTATACAGTGCTCTTATTGCCTGGTTGTAATCCTCGTCAGCAACCCCAATGATAATATTCATGTCGTCCGCTCCCTGCTCTACCATCTTCACCTTGATGCCGACACATGCAAGCGCGTCGAATATCTTGCTGAAGATTCCTTTGGCAGTACCCATTCTTTCGCCGATTATGGCAATCAATGACAGCCCTTTTTCCACAGTTATGCTGTCGGGGCTGACCATGCCCTTAATGTCGTTGAGAATCTGTGCACGCCGGAGGTCAAAGATCGGGTCTTTCAGAATGAGCGACATCTTATGAATACCGGTGAGGTAATGCTGGCAGGCTATGCGGTGCTTCGCGAATATCCCGAAGAGTTTTTCTCCGAAACCGTAAATCTTGTTCATGCCGTACTTGCTGATGTGGAGCGTCGTGAAGTTGCTGTGTCCGGCTATACATGCCGCAATGTTGCGCGAGATATTCTCGGGGAGCTTCGGCGTGATGAGCATTACGCTTTCTTCAGGGTTGTGGGTGCTGCAGATCTTCATAGGGATACCAGCTTCATTGAGCATGAACGACACGTTGTCCTTCACTATCTCTATTCCGACGTAGGTCATCTCTACGGCTTCCATGTAGGTTACGTTCCTGACTATCTCCGAATCGGGAATCACCTCAGGGTCAGCACTGTAGACCTTTGCGTCCTCGCTCCACTTCTCGAACAAGTCGGCTTTTGCGGCACAGGCTATCAGTGCTCCGGCAGTGTCGCAGTCCCCGCGCGTGAAGGTCTTTATCTTCCCGTCAGGTCTCGTACCGTAGAAGCTGGGGATGACTGCGTGGTCAAAGCCGCTCAGGATTTCTCCTGCCGTGCTGAAAGTCTTTTCTGTGTCGGGAGTGCCGTCCCTGCTGAAGAAGATCAGCTTTGACGCATCGATGAACTCCCAGCCCAGAAACGCCGCGAGAATTTTTGCGATGATGTATTCTCCTCTGCTGCCGATGAAGTCTAAATCCATTCCGAGCAGAAGATTTTTCTTCAGCTCAAGTATCTCTGCCTCAACGTCGAAATTCATTCCGAGCCCGCTCACTATCTCTTTGTAGCGGTCAGAGATTTTGCCCAGCATCACGGAATAATCTTCATTGTTCCTGACGGACGCGTGGCACATGTAGAGCATGTCAGTTATGCCGACTTCATCAAGCGTTGCACCCGGCGCGGACACAACAAGATAACGCCGTGCAGGGTCAGCCTTGATTATCTCGAGCGTCTTCTTGACTTCCTCAGAATTTGCCGCTGCGTTTCCTCCGAACCTCGAAACAATTAACTTATTCATCATTTTCACCGCCTTCCGTCAAACTAAAACTCTGCTGTACGTTGTGAACCGCCAGCACTTGGTCAAGGAACTCACCCATAAGGTTTAGGGGTATCATGTTGGGGCCGTCGCTGAGTGCTTCTTTGGGGTTAGGGTGAGTTTCCGCGAAAACTGCATCAATCCCCACACCTGCCGCCGCCCGTGCGAGAGGGAACGCCAGCCGGTAATCTCCCCCGCTCATTCCGCCGAGACCTCCGGGCTGCTGTGCGCTGTGGGTTGCGTCGAACATCACGGGGTAACCGAGTGCACGCATCTT
Proteins encoded:
- a CDS encoding mitochondrial fission ELM1 family protein; translation: MPKFDHIVLISDGIRGHYHQSLGIAEWLVRLGGGELHQPINVPHLTGLDWLFKLKIFVHGLTVYDASYAQNWLYAAGLNIGRTAPRTLFISAGSSAAPFCLASAKATGSKSAVVMTPSVLSTKPFDYAIIPSHDKHDLKDKHVLTTLGAPNHIYPSELELIGSNFFAGREFGGKKIVAVLVGGSDNNYNPDSIWAEDTLGPLRYIDGIKILLTTSRRSGKALDDTIEKMFINDASLGYMLILSKKPRVNALTAMMGKATHVLVTEDSVSMVSEAVTAGFRVGLLRVPRRKKFMKQMFGGGPKRFDDMFEVMKSRNLIVDLGQHPDYVNFLSEPEQKHGQDFNEAKRAAEWILEMP
- a CDS encoding TerB N-terminal domain-containing protein yields the protein MIFIVIGVIVAVAVGAFLRQQSRQSAQTTPTEESHPPFGQIDIPAVEVSDEDEGYTLTAKPVTSPELASGATYSSHAPAGEESPYGRSSEPRKQAQPAANLLRWCGRTGIIQLENFAVPNPVAYWSNGDPATQEPSCIDVTLPVLFPQPGEQLPAEGAASYAEMSPMQRGIYLTWLSGARIQPPLHMCYPALWLYGIERRTIVDKLDLPMCISESFRLLPLLRWDALKDKLITFITWLAVKVWLPDEDLLGFCRRLNSVPEGLLDILMNSYANSMLPLPSAVAFTIIRTSAKLHREDEPVIPHSDEDLKTFTPIYKDLCNGGLVLIKPEEMLRLNYTPSNPSIELSDKDKEPVEIPDFFSNLAPFKPLVDAWEVFLTAKKQEQPVPDLSDIAERPDFEGFIKSLRPEGSDIPLITNLEALGKLMKFDTSPGTKLSGKERKSVVDTAQVEGWQIVPDLGVSGRNYNWQDRILFLELAPGTLLPHSYRVASFMLEFICASIAADEDRVFEPLRQRMNEFFPLSEDDNIRLEAQKPLNLPTQYGPEFYGEFLCSWLSEKERKAVRNLALDAVSLLTGYGGNPEVNSILCEVLGLREDEEIPEKDLKKSPKDKGAEVMKMMALLFKNG
- a CDS encoding HU family DNA-binding protein, whose protein sequence is MTKAELIDAITAKLAMRKKDVAPVVDEVFAEIQGALGKGDKCTFVGFGVFEVRERAEREGRNPQDPSKKVIIPAKKVPVFRPGKDLKDAVVNVKLH
- a CDS encoding KpsF/GutQ family sugar-phosphate isomerase produces the protein MKTEADEILSASERLTPDIVKAARLIYGCRGRVVVVGLGKSGLVGRKISATLASLGTPSFFLHAAEASHGDLGMVRREDVGLLISNSGASPEMTALLPHFRRLGAKMIAITGAMSSPLAEHSDIVLDAHVESEGDPLQLAPMSSTTLELVIGDALAVMVTLLRGLKREDFALFHPGGALGRKLLTRVRDVMGTGDSLPVVHEGVSVRDALFVITGKGYGAVCVVDIEGRLTGIFTDGDLRRLMERLGAGAFDALIQDAMTKTPKTISPDALAAEAVRVMENNEISVLIAVEDGKPAGIVHIHELLREGIA
- a CDS encoding glycosyltransferase; protein product: MRILYVVPGFDEGGAEFHVLNLIRELSKRGHDITLASSGGHLERELPEGIRSIHLPLWRKNPLVVLYCAFRLSRLGRFDVIHAHSRVPAWAAWLAARLTGSKWLMTAHAFYSHNPGLLPLRHADGVICVSEAVRHDLAGYLPQNVITIPNGITPPKFRHRGSARNRLLFVGRLTRLKGLDDALRALSELKGYAWSLDVLGEGSQHAELEELAESLGIGERVRFHGAVSNDDAEEFMAFSSCLLFPSHSEGMGLVVLEALSIGLPVIASDLEALRDFAEGELVPDGDVSAWREAIRRFFEEGTASPLNPEKIITVQEMACRVEKFCLSVLEQ
- the kdsB gene encoding 3-deoxy-manno-octulosonate cytidylyltransferase, with the protein product MKVIGIIPARWSSTRFPGKPLADICGKPMIQHVYERAKLAENLYDVLVATDDKRIYDCVESFGGKAVMTDSDLPNGTARCEQAARGYDVGGVINIQGDEPLLNPRMIDEVTELLGGAHCSTLCRELTGDIDNPNTVKVVMSQYGFTLYFSRSAIPYKRNASNLPYYQHIGIYGYRIDFLKKYVSLPPTPLSDAESLEQLKILEHGYSIKVKVTECREESIGVDTPEDLERVRALMNAEI
- a CDS encoding DUF2156 domain-containing protein, translated to MLEFRKFSWHDKDTYTPYFQASPVHYAEYSFFTLWAWLHSYPLEISCGENLCWLRSGGPLPGIFGPVGNWNAVTDWGKELSCFEPGDLVYEVPGGIRDILDGREGLRFTEDRDQYEYLYSVKDLVELKGKTYRQKRNRVRAFLDGYEWDYEELTPAVFSEVMDFQERWRVRRESTMTPDEAESLDGEDEAISNAFSKWDEFQLCGGLLRVDGQIIAYTIAEELDPENLDIHFEKAFGEYAGSYQAINYMFLKNHGAKYKFVNREEDMGEPGLREAKESYHPTIMLEKYQMEIL